Genomic window (Streptomyces sp. LX-29):
TGACGCTAAGCGACCGAACATTCGTCAGGTTGTGATCGAAGTAGAACGAATCATGGTCATTTGTTCCGGGCGCGCAGCTCCCGCAGCCCGGCCACCGCCAGCACCGCGGCGGTCGCCCCAGCCGACCACAGCAGCTGCGGACGCGCCTGCTCGTCGGTGGCCATGAGAACCAGCACACCCGCCATCCCGACCAGCGACACCCACGTCAGCCAGGGGAAACACCACATGCGCAGTATCAGGTCGCCCGGCGCCTCACGCTCGATACGGCGCCGCAGCCGCAGTTGCGACACGGCGATCAGGCCCCAGACGAAGAGCAGTACCGCGCCGACGGCGTTCAGCAAATACTGGAAGATCGAATCCGGCCACTTGAGATTGAGTAGGACCGAGGCGAAACCGAAGGCGACCGAGGCCAGTACCGCCCGGCGCGGCACCCCGCCCCGGGAGATCGCGAGCAGCGAGCGCGGCGCCTCGCCCCGCTCCGCCAACGAGAAGACCATCCGAGATGAGCCATACAGATTGGCGTTGAGCGCGGACAGCAGCGCCACGAAGACGACCACGTTCATGATCTGCCCGGCGGCCGGCACCCCGATGTGGTCCAGCACGGCCACGTACGGGCTCGTCCCCGGCGTCATGGCCGTCCAGGGCAGCACGGTGACGATGACCAGGATCGAGCCGATGTAGAAGAAGAGGATGCGCCACACCGCGCTGCGCACGGCGCGGCCGACGGCCCGTGCGGGGTCCTCCGACT
Coding sequences:
- a CDS encoding amino acid permease, whose product is MSEPLPQEPLAHGLKQRHLTMLGLGGVIGAGLFVGSGAGIAVAGPGIVVSYLLAGTLAMLVMRMLGEMSAAMPASGAFSVHAERALGRWAGFSVGWLYWFLLVVVLAVEATGAARIANGWAPSVPQWAWVLVFMVVFTLANLAAVKNFGEFEFWFAALKVGAIVLFLGLGLLAIFGVLPDTDPVGLTNLTGQGGFLPNGWSGVVSGVLAVVFAFGGLEVVTIAAAESEDPARAVGRAVRSAVWRILFFYIGSILVIVTVLPWTAMTPGTSPYVAVLDHIGVPAAGQIMNVVVFVALLSALNANLYGSSRMVFSLAERGEAPRSLLAISRGGVPRRAVLASVAFGFASVLLNLKWPDSIFQYLLNAVGAVLLFVWGLIAVSQLRLRRRIEREAPGDLILRMWCFPWLTWVSLVGMAGVLVLMATDEQARPQLLWSAGATAAVLAVAGLRELRARNK